Proteins encoded in a region of the Sphingopyxis sp. OAS728 genome:
- the purU gene encoding formyltetrahydrofolate deformylase yields the protein MTTSDLVLKFRAPDKPGIMAAVAPTLAARGCDIREAEVYGDDDTGGFFLRMALTSPVGRDELAKTVEPVATDLALEWELHDLARRTPVLLAVSKFGHCLIDIIHKKEIGQLPIDIVGVVSNHEAMRKTAEWHGLAYHHLPMSEGKEAQEARFLSIIEESGAELTVLARYMQILSDGFSEALAGRCINIHHSFLPSFKGAKPYHQAHGRGVKIIGATAHFVTADLDEGPIIEQDVRRVSHRTTADEMVAIGREIEASVLSRAVRWYAEHRIFQNGNKTVVL from the coding sequence GTGACGACCTCGGATCTCGTTCTGAAATTCCGCGCGCCCGACAAGCCGGGGATCATGGCAGCGGTTGCGCCGACATTGGCGGCGCGTGGCTGCGATATCCGCGAGGCGGAGGTTTATGGCGACGACGATACGGGGGGATTTTTCCTGCGCATGGCGCTGACCAGCCCGGTCGGCCGCGACGAGCTCGCGAAGACCGTCGAACCGGTCGCGACCGATCTGGCGCTCGAATGGGAGTTGCACGATCTTGCGCGGCGCACCCCAGTGCTGCTCGCGGTGTCGAAATTCGGCCATTGCCTGATCGACATCATCCACAAGAAGGAGATCGGCCAGCTGCCGATCGACATCGTCGGGGTGGTCTCGAACCACGAAGCGATGCGCAAAACCGCCGAATGGCATGGCCTTGCCTATCATCACCTGCCGATGAGCGAGGGGAAGGAGGCGCAGGAAGCGCGCTTCCTGTCGATCATCGAGGAAAGCGGCGCCGAACTCACCGTGCTCGCGCGCTATATGCAGATCCTCTCCGACGGCTTTTCGGAAGCGCTCGCCGGGCGCTGCATCAATATCCACCACAGCTTCCTGCCGAGCTTCAAGGGCGCGAAACCCTATCATCAGGCGCATGGGCGCGGCGTGAAGATCATCGGCGCGACCGCGCATTTCGTCACCGCCGACCTCGATGAAGGCCCGATCATCGAACAGGATGTGCGCCGCGTGAGCCACCGGACGACTGCCGACGAAATGGTCGCAATCGGGCGCGAGATCGAGGCGTCGGTGCTGTCGCGCGCCGTGCGCTGGTATGCCGAACACCGTATCTTCCAGAACGGGAACAAGACCGTCGTGCTCTGA
- a CDS encoding sarcosine oxidase subunit gamma, producing MADTGAITPARAAANDLLVEGTDVRLAAETGLGMAKLQILAVDPDAWFEQALGLVPPSALTEIEPGPVAIAWLAPGEWLVTGGEADVERVRLRCAEAAGGLGLMVDITHARATFELSGAAARSILAAHCPLDFGNEAMPVGAAKRSMFSDTGFFISRRADRDGQPCFRLIFDQAMAGYAGRMLGATIAGAAL from the coding sequence ATGGCTGATACAGGCGCAATCACGCCGGCGCGGGCCGCCGCGAACGATCTGCTGGTCGAGGGGACGGACGTGCGGTTGGCCGCCGAAACCGGGCTGGGCATGGCCAAGTTGCAGATCCTCGCGGTGGACCCCGATGCCTGGTTCGAACAGGCGCTCGGCCTTGTGCCGCCGTCGGCGCTGACCGAGATCGAACCCGGCCCGGTCGCCATCGCATGGCTGGCGCCGGGCGAGTGGCTGGTGACGGGCGGCGAGGCCGATGTCGAGCGCGTCCGCCTCCGCTGCGCGGAAGCCGCGGGCGGCCTCGGCCTGATGGTCGATATCACCCATGCCCGCGCGACGTTCGAACTGAGCGGCGCCGCCGCGCGCTCGATCCTCGCCGCGCACTGTCCGCTCGATTTCGGCAACGAAGCGATGCCTGTCGGTGCCGCGAAACGATCGATGTTTTCGGACACCGGATTTTTCATCAGCCGCCGCGCTGACCGCGATGGACAGCCCTGTTTTCGGCTGATCTTCGATCAGGCGATGGCGGGCTATGCCGGGCGGATGCTCGGCGCAACCATCGCAGGAGCTGCTTTGTGA